The Penaeus vannamei isolate JL-2024 chromosome 4, ASM4276789v1, whole genome shotgun sequence genome segment TTTTATCACATCCAACTTGCCAAGTCCCCAAATAATCATAGCCTCTCCTTCTGAAGGGTAAGCGATGTCCCCACTATCGGCTATGGATGTAAATGagagatattattatttttcggaTCCTTGCAAATATtacagaaaagggagagtgagaaaaaaggtacacatgtatgcatgcatgcacgcacacacgcacacacagtaattagtaaacaaagataataaaacagaaatacagccaaaataaaaatataaatgtacttCAACACTTCAAACTcatcagataaacaaataactgaAATGGATACACAAAGAGAATTATGAAAAGATTATATAGATGAGACAATATTTACAAACACTAAGAACAGAAACTGAATCAGGTCCAAGGAGGGGGGTCAAGGTCAACGAATTTAGGGAAGGCTTtgcttaataatgacaatgtaagGTCAGCCAAGCCCCACTGACCAATTAAGATGAAATTAAGCATTTCTTATCAACAAAGCTTCTACCATTTCTTTTGTATAAAATCACAGATGTATGGATTAATTAGGCTTCTTTCCTGTTAAATTTAACTGGAAAGCACCATCTTATCAACAGTGCTGAAATACATTTGAAAATTTAGAAAATCTACAGGCTACTTACGGGTGGTTAAGCGGCGTCTCAGGGTGAAAATGTTGATACCATTTTCCCTTTTGCTACTAAATGGCTGGTAATCCTGATAACCTCCAACTTTGTCATCATTACACACACCCTTGTGGTTGCCTAACAGCTCTGTGCACTGAAATGAGAGGGGTCCGTGTGAAACTATGACTGGATTATTCATAGTAAGTTTAtgtataattaataattaaggGTGGGTATGGCTGCTGGTGcattgcacatacatgtatatgtctgagTGCCTGTAAGTGGTGCAGATATCTATAGTTCATATAAAATGTCCATTCTATATCATGACTACGGCTACATACAATGTGTATTTTACTCCAAGCTATCATTCTTTCATATTCCAAACTCTTACCGGCATGTATGAAGAAATATTATAGTCAATCAGGTAGCCAAGATATCCGTCCATGTAAGCAACCACTACATCACCTCCAACCATTTTAGGCTTGTGGGGATCACCACTCATCCCAAAAGACACATATTCATCTTCCTctgcagaaaaagggaaaaaatcaacaGTGGTGTAAATATATCATTCAAGTGTGTCTTCCTACCTATTACACTTACAACAGATGACATAAACcaatcacaattttttttctttacttacccACTTGTGCAGCAAGCTCAATTGTGATCTGATCTCCAAACACTTCCCATGATATCTGCAGCTCTTTGTGGAGTTGGACACAGTTGGGCATACTGTTTTCATGGGGCTGGAGGATGATAGCAAATAAAAGTTTATTTGAATCTGAGTTACACAGTTACATGCTATgagagaaaatgtgaaataaCTATGTTACTATATCCAGCATCAGATAAAAAACTTTTCACTTAGTAATTCTAAAACCCAGTTTGtcaatatcacttttatcagTTTTCCCAAACTAGCAGGCTTCTAATCCTAATTCTGTTCCTTTCCTCTTGATACTTACAATGATCTCCACGAGGGATGGAGGAACATTAAGGTCCTCAGGGATTATGATGGAGCCAAGGACCCGCAGCTGTTTAGTGTCATAGAGAGACAGCCAGTCTATGGTGAACACAGTGAGATCACCAGGAAGTTCCAAAGTGATGGTTTTCCTATTGTATTTTTGAAGGGGTGTCATGCTGTAGGATAATACAGAAGAGAGATTATTTACAGAATTTTAACTATGGATCTGTATGAGTTATGGTGCCATATATGAGGTTTCTTTCATCCATATACAAACAAAGGACtgataaacaaatgaatcaaGAAAGAACCACATACTATCCATGCTCATCTGGAATCCTTATGCCTTTTGAATGGGGTTGAGGTCCAACACCCACCCAAAAGTAGACTTCATCACCAGTGCCATCATAGGACAACTCTGAAGTATGAGCACAGCAATTGTATAAATGTCGCATTATAACAAACCATTGAATTATGTCTGAAGGAAATAACCAATATATATTACATCTTTATTCTTAGCTAATACCCAGTAAACGAAATCTTTACAAAAATAGCactcactgtcaataataatTGTCTTGGAGTCAGCAATGGTAACGGCACCTGATCTGACTTCGCCTGTCTTAGATGACAGTTTATTAAGTATAATTGTTTGCGGTGGCTCAAAGCCCTCTGGAATGTACACATCACCAAATGGCTCCTGGAAACCGAGAAACATGAGTATAATAAAATATTTGCCTTCAgaaactaatactaatgataattataatgataataacagctttAATATAAAATATGATTTCTACCATTAGCATTACTGTCACAGTGAATCCTAAAGtttgaatataacaataaataagaaaaaatatcttttctTACTCCATTTACTCACCAGTCTACTGAGGTCATACACAGACAACCATttgatttctgttattttcttattatctggAAGCTTGATAGTAATATCCTTATTCAGGTAAAGATCAAGCACGTTCGTCCTGGAGGAAAATGGTAAAAATCAGACCATTATATCTCTTCAtttacaaccacagccacaacctctctctctctctcacacccatacccacacacacacacacacacacacacacacacacacacacacacacacacacacacacacacacacacacacacatacacacacacacacacacacacataatgtcaTTTTTCCTCATTTGTTTTTCTGAAGTTAACCATACTAATATATTTTTTACTCATCATTATGTAGCTGCTACCCACCTGCCGAGCTCATTGGGCACAATGAAGCCCTGTGGACCTGGACGAGGCCTAGCCCCTGCCCAGAAGAATGTGTCGCCCCCGTTGCCATCGTACATGAATTTCTTGATGAGGAAAGTTGACTGGTCTACTGCATACACCTCACCTCCCACCTAAGAAATATTAGAGCATTAACAGGTTTTTTATTGGTAGTGTAAAATACTACATCATTAAAAACAAGACTTGGATTGCATGATATCTTGAGGAGTTTAACATTCTTAAAAATAACTACTCCTCTCTCGGTTGTCAAAAATGGCCAAACTTGATGGTAAAACGTATCAACAGAGAGACGAAAAAATGGGGTGGCATTAAAGTgtgaagaggaatagggaagaagagaaaataagaaaagatacaAGCTGAGTTGGAATAGGCTTGTGATTATTTATGTCCCCTTTGCTAAGGAAATTGTGTAACCCATCTTCTGACTTGCCTGAACCTGTTTTGCACATTATTTACCTGTAATATATTTTGGAGACATTTACATGTCACATGGACTTAGGCCCCAGAGGTCCCTTATTTCAAATAAATGGCTTAAAACTGGGGCCCCTTATCAGAAAAAGGTCCTCAAACAGGTACCTTTTATCTCAATCAAAAAAACTCAAATAAACCTCACCTCAAAGGAAGAACAAACAGGGGCCATTCTGGACCTTTTTTTAAAGCTAAA includes the following:
- the knk gene encoding protein Skeletor, isoforms B/C isoform X1 — encoded protein: MKMKYKSISIFITGAILVAGFSEVSAQDNYVGKRIGEFNSYHHQVGGEVYAVDQSTFLIKKFMYDGNGGDTFFWAGARPRPGPQGFIVPNELGRTNVLDLYLNKDITIKLPDNKKITEIKWLSVYDLSRLEPFGDVYIPEGFEPPQTIILNKLSSKTGEVRSGAVTIADSKTIIIDKLSYDGTGDEVYFWVGVGPQPHSKGIRIPDEHGYMTPLQKYNRKTITLELPGDLTVFTIDWLSLYDTKQLRVLGSIIIPEDLNVPPSLVEIIPHENSMPNCVQLHKELQISWEVFGDQITIELAAQVEEDEYVSFGMSGDPHKPKMVGGDVVVAYMDGYLGYLIDYNISSYMPCTELLGNHKGVCNDDKVGGYQDYQPFSSKRENGINIFTLRRRLTTPDSGDIAYPSEGEAMIIWGLGKLDVIKRPTMHHTWSKVKQPLEFARKPTERKCFAFTRNEKPKLRRWGPFPMADPAMREFKARLGPDGGQRGYSAMTGQQSETGLAWYINGYLVPDIYLKRNTKYKFLVEGGSSPYDPQNYHPLIITDEPHGAYSQLSEEQRKDVNVLAGVGYSVRGDARPTAAGRLCLWEHTSDGDRRKDIEFQTFERFRNSLMLNCGEGDPAVLEFTPNKSWPDVVYYNSWTGPNMGWRLHILDEVNTERILASVNSGQASAVPFLYHFSLILSFSVWAVVMLQV
- the knk gene encoding protein Skeletor, isoforms B/C isoform X2 produces the protein MKARLNNPQLLVAGFSEVSAQDNYVGKRIGEFNSYHHQVGGEVYAVDQSTFLIKKFMYDGNGGDTFFWAGARPRPGPQGFIVPNELGRTNVLDLYLNKDITIKLPDNKKITEIKWLSVYDLSRLEPFGDVYIPEGFEPPQTIILNKLSSKTGEVRSGAVTIADSKTIIIDKLSYDGTGDEVYFWVGVGPQPHSKGIRIPDEHGYMTPLQKYNRKTITLELPGDLTVFTIDWLSLYDTKQLRVLGSIIIPEDLNVPPSLVEIIPHENSMPNCVQLHKELQISWEVFGDQITIELAAQVEEDEYVSFGMSGDPHKPKMVGGDVVVAYMDGYLGYLIDYNISSYMPCTELLGNHKGVCNDDKVGGYQDYQPFSSKRENGINIFTLRRRLTTPDSGDIAYPSEGEAMIIWGLGKLDVIKRPTMHHTWSKVKQPLEFARKPTERKCFAFTRNEKPKLRRWGPFPMADPAMREFKARLGPDGGQRGYSAMTGQQSETGLAWYINGYLVPDIYLKRNTKYKFLVEGGSSPYDPQNYHPLIITDEPHGAYSQLSEEQRKDVNVLAGVGYSVRGDARPTAAGRLCLWEHTSDGDRRKDIEFQTFERFRNSLMLNCGEGDPAVLEFTPNKSWPDVVYYNSWTGPNMGWRLHILDEVNTERILASVNSGQASAVPFLYHFSLILSFSVWAVVMLQV